The Lactuca sativa cultivar Salinas chromosome 2, Lsat_Salinas_v11, whole genome shotgun sequence genome includes a window with the following:
- the LOC128132405 gene encoding protein NPGR2-like, protein MVDLFFLQSYFTASSESLAVEDCSSGAYSSQATGENDRRPDTGNIEEAESSLRENGSLNFEEARALLGRYEYQKGNIEAALHVFEGIDIATVTPKMKISLSQRGEPRRRVSHNYGDPPLSIHAVGLLLEAILFHTSGQKKKKKKKNKPVCCDVEDEGDGGWAVKSATTSSKERRPPAARSGEQQQQRRRPAAAATATKILPVFNTFDAKKE, encoded by the exons ATGGTGGATCT CTTCTTTCTTCAATCATATTTCACAGCTTCATCAGAATCATTAGCTGTGGAGGATTGTTCCTCTGGTGCTTATTCTTCTCAAGCCACTGGTGAAAACGATAGGAGGCCAGATACGGGTAATATTGAAGAAGCCGAATCATCTCTTCGTGAAAATGGTTCCTTAAATTTTGAG GAAGCAAGAGCGTTGTTAGGGAGATATGAATATCAAAAGGGAAACATAGAAGCTGCTCTTCATGTGTTTGAAGGGATAGATATAGCAACAGTAACTCCAAAGATGAAGATTAGTCTTTCCCAAAGAGGCGAACCTCGTAGAAGAGTTTCTCATAATTATGGGGATCCACCATTGTCTATACATGCTGTTGGTTTACTCCTTGAAGCAATTTTATTTCACACTTctggacaaaaaaaaaaaaaaaaaaaaaaaaacaaacctgTGTGCTGTGATGTTGAAGACGAAGGAGATGGAGGATGGGCAGTGAAATCGGCGACCACCAGCAGCAAGGAGCGGCGACCACCAGCAGCAAGGAGCGgcgagcagcagcagcagcgacGGCGACCGGCAGCAGCAGCGACGGCGACCAAAATTCTTCCGGTCTTCAACACGTTCGACGCCAAGAAAGAATGA
- the LOC128132406 gene encoding uncharacterized protein LOC128132406 produces the protein MTGHEFTLELLHRNPLQCLEVLRMSRESFVRLCAHFRVHYALKDSKHVSVEEKMAMFLMMIGHNQRYVIIKRRFQHSKQTIHKFFHEVLDKMLLFAHDIIVPTSFNPNPNIPGHNRRLRRVFKGAVGALDGTLIHAVVPANKRDLYRSRGKGDCYQNVLAICDFNMMFTFVVAGWEGIAHDSRILSEALANPHAPFPLPPPDKYYLCDAAYANIRGFMAPYRNVRYWLGDFRRRHALTNKEKFNHAHAKLRNVIERAFGVLKARFPILKRMAPFSLVTQRNITLACFALHNFIRREGLRDEFFARYDEPNVSVRNNNAVVDNDEDEIPTHGTAADREYMTQLRDEIAEQLMQNME, from the exons ATGACAGGacatgaatttacgttagagttacTTCACCGTAATCCTCTACAATGTCTTGAAGTGCTACGTATGTCCCGTGAATCATTTGTTCGGCTATGTGCTCATTTTAGAGTACACTACGCGTTAAAGGATAGCAAACATGTGTCGGTTGAGGAGAAGATGGCTATGTTTTTGATGATGATCGGTCATAACCAACGTTATGTGATTATCAAGCGGAGATTTCAACACTCAAAGCAAACAATTCATAAGTTTTTTCATGAAGTGTTGGACAAAATGTTGCTTTTCGCACATGACATTATAGTGCCAACTTCTTTTAATCCGAATCCAAATATTCCGGGACATAATAGGAGGCTACGACGGGTGTTCAAGGGAGCAGTTGGTGCACTTgatggcactttgatacatgcTGTTGTCCCTGCAAACAAACGGGATTTATATAGAAGTAGGGGAAAAGGCGATTGTTACCAAAACGTATTGGCAATATGTGACTTCAACATGATGTTTACGTTTGTTGTGGCCGGTTGGGAAGGGATAGCACACGATTCTAGAATTTTATCAGAAGCATTAGCAAATCCACATGCACCATTCCCGCTCCCACCACCAG ataaatattatctttgtgatgccgCCTATGCAAACATTCGAGGTTTTATGGCACCGTACCGTAATGTAAGGTATTGGCTTGGAGATTTCCGTCGAAGACATGCATTAAcgaataaagaaaaatttaaccATGCACATGCAAAACTTCGGAATGTCATTGAGCGGGCTTTTGGTGTCTTGAAAGCACGATTCCCTATATTGAAGAGGATGGCACCATTCTCGTTGGTTACACAACGAAACATAACCCTAGCATGTTTTGCGCTTCATAATTTTATAAGAAGAGAGGGACTACGTGATGAGTTTTTTGCACGATATGATGAACCAAATGTCTCGGTTCGGAATAACAATGCAGTCGTTGATAATGATGAAGATGAGATTCCAACACATGGTACTGCAGCGGACCGTGAATATATGACCCAGTTACGGGATGAAATTGCCGAGCAATTGATGCAAAATATGGAATGA
- the LOC111883408 gene encoding DELLA protein GAI, producing the protein MKRDRERERKKEAKPSSSSSMAVGIGKAKDLHQSLPDSGGMDELLEVLGYKVRSTDMADVAKKLEQLEMVMGEDGILQLSDTVHYNPSDLSGWVQSMLSELNTNSSDNSSSTNFGIVLPGESSSTTMIDFSNNKQIDTQQTGGKMYDDDPYDLRAIAGGAIYGTTAEESPVSRNGIKRMKAAAPGSEAVDVPPESPKPVVLVDSQEVGIRLVHTLMACAEAVQQDNLKLADALVKHVGLLAASQAGAMGKVATYFAGALAQRIYKIYPQDGLETSCWEILQMHFYESCPYLKFAHFTANQAILEAFAGATRVHVIDFSLNQGMQWPALMQALALRAGGPPAFRLTGIGPPQPDNTDALQQVGWKLAQLADTIGVEFEFRGFVANSLADIDASMLDIRPSEVEVVAVNSVFELHRLLARPGAVETVLNSIKAMKPKIVTLVEQESNHNGAVFLDRFNEALHYYSTMFDSLESSALTQPLSQDLVMSEVYLGRQICNVVACEGTDRVERHETLSQWRNRLNSAGFDPVHLGSNAFKQASMLLALFAGGDGYRVEENDGCLMLGWHTRPLIATSAWQPGSTIIE; encoded by the coding sequence ATGAAGAGGGATCGTGAGCGTGAGCGTAAGAAGGAAGCAAAGCCATCGTCGTCGTCTTCAATGGCGGTTGGAATTGGAAAGGCCAAAGATTTGCATCAGTCGTTGCCGGATTCCGGCGGAATGGATGAGCTTCTGGAAGTGTTGGGTTACAAGGTGAGGTCAACGGATATGGCGGATGTAGCCAAGAAGCTTGAGCAGCTTGAAATGGTGATGGGTGAAGATGGGATTTTGCAACTGTCTGATACTGTTCATTACAACCCTTCTGATCTATCTGGTTGGGTTCAGAGCATGCTCTCCGAGCTCAACACCAACAGTTCTGATAATTCGTCTTCCACCAACTTCGGTATCGTTCTCCCCGGCgaatcctcctccaccaccatgATTGATTTCTCCAACAACAAACAAATTGATACCCAACAAACCGGTGGTAAGATGTACGACGATGATCCATATGATTTGCGTGCGATTGCAGGTGGTGCTATTTACGGGACAACCGCAGAGGAGTCTCCGGTGTCTAGAAACGGAATTAAACGAATGAAAGCGGCAGCTCCTGGATCTGAAGCTGTTGACGTACCGCCGGAATCGCCGAAACCGGTGGTTCTCGTCGATTCTCAGGAGGTTGGGATACGATTAGTTCACACGTTGATGGCCTGCGCGGAGGCGGTGCAGCAGGACAACCTGAAACTAGCCGACGCTCTTGTCAAACACGTGGGTCTCCTGGCGGCGTCACAGGCTGGCGCCATGGGGAAAGTCGCCACCTATTTCGCCGGTGCACTTGCTCAGAGAATCTACAAGATATATCCTCAAGATGGGCTTGAAACTTCATGTTGGGAAATTTTACAGATGCATTTCTATGAAAGCTGTCCTTACCTCAAATTCGCACACTTCACCGCCAATCAAGCCATCCTCGAAGCATTCGCCGGAGCAACCCGCGTACACGTTATTGATTTCAGCTTGAACCAAGGGATGCAATGGCCGGCGCTTATGCAAGCTCTGGCATTACGCGCCGGCGGTCCACCGGCTTTCCGTCTAACAGGAATTGGGCCACCGCAACCGGATAACACCGATGCGTTACAGCAAGTAGGATGGAAATTAGCCCAATTAGCAGACACAATCGGAGTCGAATTTGAATTCCGCGGGTTTGTTGCAAATTCATTAGCTGATATCGACGCATCGATGCTTGATATCCGACCGTCGGAGGTCGAAGTGGTGGCGGTGAACTCCGTTTTCGAGCTCCACCGCCTCTTAGCTCGTCCCGGCGCCGTCGAGACGGTGTTGAATTCAATCAAAGCAATGAAACCGAAAATAGTGACTCTCGTGGAACAAGAATCTAACCATAACGGCGCCGTTTTTTTAGACAGGTTCAACGAAGCTTTACATTACTATTCCACCATGTTCGACTCGTTGGAAAGCTCGGCGTTGACTCAACCTCTCAGTCAAGATTTAGTGATGTCGGAGGTGTACTTAGGGCGGCAGATATGTAACGTGGTGGCGTGCGAAGGTACAGACCGAGTTGAACGCCATGAGACACTGAGTCAATGGCGGAACCGGTTAAACTCAGCCGGGTTCGACCCAGTTCACCTGGGGTCCAATGCTTTTAAACAAGCGAGCATGTTGTTGGCTTTGTTCGCCGGCGGCGATGGGTACAGGGTGGAAGAAAACGACGGGTGCTTGATGTTGGGGTGGCATACGAGGCCATTGATTGCCACCTCCGCTTGGCAACCTGGCAGTACTATTATCGAGTGA